CACCTGCGCCAGGAGCAGGAAGCCGAGCAGGCAGCGCACAAGGCCGGCGGCTGGCTCTCCCGCTTCCGCACCTGACCCCGGCAAGCTGTGGTGACCGGCCAGGAGGCAAGCCCAGGGAGGCCCTGGGCAAGCCCGCGTTGTCGGTGGCGACTGGAACGCTTGACGGATGAACGGCGATGAGCAGACCAGACCTACGCCACGCTCATCGGCGGGCCGCTGGACGGGCTGCTCCTGGACGTCACCATTAGTGCCCGGAGGAGATCGACGGCGGGGTCGCCCGAGCTCGGGCGGTGGCCCGGCGGCCGCGCGCTGTACGACCCGCGCCCGGAAGAACTGCGCGCACCCGGCCCTCTCACCCGAGGACCGGGCCCGGAGCGCGTGCCCGGTCGTCAGCGAGCGCTGCGGTCGATCAGGGGACCACGCCTCCAGAAGACGCCCGTGGAGTCCTCGTCACGGGCCATCCACACCATGCGGGGACCACCGTTGTCGGCGGCTTCGGCGATGCGCTCCACCAGCGTCGTGCAGAGGTCTGCGGCTTCGTCCTCCTCGATGTCGTCGGTCGGGAACCCGGCCCGTACGTCCTGGCGTGCTTCCTGCCCGCCGTGGAGAGCGATGGTCAGGAACTCGGGCTGCTTCACGTCCCACCACACCTGCTCGATGGTGTCGGCCCGCACCATGCGCACGCCCAGGGCATCGCTGTGCAGTTCCACCCACACGTCCGTGACGGTCATCAGCCCTGCCCTCCAACGCGTCGGGGCTCCATGCCGATCGCGTAGGCGACGTCCTCGGACAGGCTCTCGTACGGCAGGCCGGCCTTCTCCACGATCCCGGCCAGCACTCCAGGTTCGGCGTAGTAGGTGCAGTCGGTCAGCCCGGCCTCCAGGCGAGCCAGGCGGCGCAGGAAGCGTTCCATATCGACGGGGCCGCCGCCGCGCATTGCTTTCCACGAGTGCGCGTACCGGTTCGCCCAGTCCTGCAGATGGCTCGCCTCACCGTCGAACAGGCCGCCTGCGTCCCGCTGCCCACGACGGGAGCCGACGCTCATCGGCCGGAGCCGGTGGTGCCGGGCGGTGGAGGGCCGCCTGTAGACCCAGAGCTCCGCGCCGCTACCGCCGGAGTCGACCACCACCGACCCGGGCAGCAGGTCCCACGTCTCCTCGATGACGGTCGCGGCCTTGTCGATGTCGCTCGCCGGTCGGCCGGGCACGAGCTGCACGTGCCCGACCCAGCCGTCGTCATGCTCCAGTACATCGAGCACCGCCCCCGGCAGCGGCCCGTCAGGGGAGGCGATCTCGCGGTCCCAGAGCTCCTGCGCGTCCTTGCCTCGCTGGAGGAACTGCCCCCGCCTGCGCTGCTGTTCGTGGTCCGTCATCGGTCCCTCTTCCCGTAGATCGGCCCTGCACCTTCCGTTGTACCGACCGCGCCGCACAGATGGATGGCGTAGGGATTTTTGGGCCACGGAGTTGTCCACAGTTCGCAGCTCAGGGCCCGCATCTCGCCGCGCTCTATCCACAGGTCAACGGCTTTACGGTTCGTGTCCACTTCCGGGTGTGAGGTGCCGGGACGCAGATCGAAAGGGCACGGCCGATGACACAGACGAAGTTCGACAAGCAGGTGGAAGAGACCGCCGAATCCCTCGCGTTCGGGATCGGCCGGGTCCTGGGCGGCCGGGACCTGGACGGCGTGAAGCGGACCGACGCCACCTTCTGGCGGCCGGGCACCCGCGTCTTGCCGAAGGTGGAGGGTCGTGTGCCCCGCCGCTCCTACAAGGCAGGGTGGCGGCGCCTTTCCTTCCGCGTCGCGCTGGGGGCCGGTGTCGCGGAGAGCGGCTACCTGGCCACCCGGGACCTGGACGTCACCGTGCAGACCGCCCAGGACCTCTGGGAGAACCGGGACCAGGTCCTCGCGACGCTGGAGCCCGGCGGGATCGGTACGGCCTCCGTCCTCACCGTCGGCAGCGTGGCGTACATGGTGCTGACCCGCGAGCGCCGGGAGCTGATGCGCGAGTGGGTCGTCCCGCTGCACGAAGCGATCGTCGGACCGCTGGGCTACGCGGAGCAGACCGACCCGCGCCGCTACCTCCACATCCCGAAGAACTTCTCCGACGACGACGCGGAGATACGCGTCGACCTGCCCAGGACCCTGAAGTTCTCACGCGACCAGATCGCCGACCTCATCACCCAGAAGCTCGCCCTGGAGGGCGTGACGTTCTCCTGGAACGTCGCCGGGCGCGACACCCATCTGCTGATGAAGAAGACCCGCAAGCCCCCGGCCAAGGCCCTCTTCAAAGAACTCAAGATGCGGGAAATGGTGGCCAAGGCCCCGGAGTCCGCACCGGTCATCGGGATCGGTTCCGCGGGCCGGGTTGTCTCCGTCGACCTGGACGCCGAATCCCCGCACATCCTGGTCAACGCCTCCACCGGCGGCGGCAAGTCGGTGACCCTGCGCTGCATCGCCTGCCAGATGCTCCACCACGGCTCGCGGGTGTTCGTCCTCGACACCAAGCGGATCTCCCACCCGTGGGCGAACGGCCTTCCCGGCGTCACCTACTGCCGCGACACCGCCGACATCCACGACGCCCTGGTCGAACTCGGCATGGAAGGCCGGCGCCGGGTGCACGTCGCCGACGAACTCGGCATCGACACCGACCCGAACGCGATTGGCCCGCGGCTGCTGATCCTCCTCGAAGAGGTCAACGCCACGATGAAGCAGTTGGCCCGCTACTGGGAAAAGACCCGCGAGTCCGGTGACCCGAAGGTCTCCCCGGCCGTCGACGCGCTCAACGAGATCCTCTACATGGGCCGCCAGGTCCGCATGCACGTGCTCTTGGTCGCCCAGTCCGCGACGGCCCGCGCCCTCGGGGGCCCGGAAATCCGCGAGCAGTTCGCGACCCGCATCATGGCCCGCTACAGCATGAACGCCTGGCGCATGCTCGCCCCGGAGATCCAGCCGGCACCGAAGTCCACGAAGCACCCGGGGCGCGCCCAGGTCGTCATGGGCGGCACTGCCCGCGAGACCCAGGTGCTGTTCTTCACCGACGCCGAAGCCCGGGAGTGGGCCAGCCCCGGCGCGGCCGTCACCAGCCCGAAGCGCGCAGCCGTCCCGGCGCAGCCCGGCCCGGTACAGGTGCAGAAGCTGCCTACTGACTTCCTCACCGGCGCCCACCGCATCACGCCCCCGGCAGCCGACCCGGCGGGCGACGGCGCGGTCAGCGCCACCACGGCGACGTCGCCGGCGAACCCGGCCCCGGCCGACGACGACCAGGCGGTGGGGCTGCGCGAGGCCCACGAACACCACCTGCCGGACGTCACCCTCGCTGCCCTGCGCTACGCCCGCGCCAACGACCCGGCCTTCCCCGGCTCAGTCGACAAGCGCGGCGCCGAACTCCTCTACCGCGTCGGCGACCTCAAGCAGTGGGCCCGCAACCGACCCCGCGCCGCCGCCGGCACCACCGACCACTGAGCTCGCCTCCAGTACGGCGACCGCCTCGGTCACTCGTCTGTGCCGTCGCCGACTGCTGAGATGACTGATCCGAAATACGGGCGAGGCGACCTGCGGTGCAGCAAGTAGCCGAGACGCGTTTTGGGCAGGTCGTCCCCGCAGATACATGGAGGATTCTCAATGCGCTCGATCTGGCGCGGCAAGCAGTAGCAGACTGGTCGGATGCTGCTCACTCAGGTGCGAAGTCGCCTCTTTCGTAACATCGTTGACAGCGGCGACGTCGCCATCGCGCCCGATGTCACGGCACTGGTCGGGAAGAACGAGAGCGGGAAGACATCGCTGCTCTCGTCGATCTACCGCTTCAACCCCGTGTACGGGGAATCCTTCAACATCAACAGGGACTACCCGCGCTGGCGGAAGGTCCCTGACACGCGTTCGGGCGCGATCGCCGACGCTCAGCCGATCACCTGCACCTTCAAGCTCGACGACTCTGACCTGGAGGCCGTCGCTGCCGAACTTGGACCCGGTGTGCTCACCGCCACCGCGTACACCCGATCTGTCTTGTACAACGGGACGGACGAGGTCGATCTGGTCGTCGACGAGGCCGCTGCGCTGGAGAACCTGTACGAGGACGAGGAGACCCCCGAGGCTCTCCGAAGCGCTCTCGGAGCAAAGAGCCTTGCTGAAGCCCTCGAAGCCGCCATTGGTCCGGAATACGCCGCCGACCTGGAGCTCGCGGCGGACACGGGATACACCAGGGACGACATCAACCTGTTCGTCCAGGCCGCACGCCAGCGCCTGGGCGACGTCGACAGTGCCTGGCAGCGAGCGGCACGCATTGTGCGTGCGCGCGAGCCGAAGTTCTTCTACTTCAGCTCCTACGAAACTTTGCCCGGCCGGATAGCGCTCAGCGATCTCGGAGGCCAAGAAGAGGAGCCCGGCGCCTCCGAGATCCAGACGGCCAAGGCATTGCTCGCCCTCGCAGGCACGACGGCGACCGCTCTGTCAGCGGAGGACTTCGAGGACCGCAAGGCCGAACTCGAAGCAGTGAGTAACGATCTCACGCGTCAGGTCTTTACCTACTGGAACCAGAATCCCGACCTCTCTGTCGTGATCGACCTGGACAAGACCACCGTCCAGGCCCCGAACGGTCAGCAGGCGGTCGCCAGCCATCTCGACATCCGCGTGCGCGACACCCGCCACGAGTTCACCAACAACTTCTCCGCCCGCTCCAGCGGTTTCCAGTGGTTCTTCAGCTTCCTCGCGGCCTTCTCCGCCTTCGAGGACTACTCCCACGGGGTCGTCGTCCTCCTTGACGAGCCTGGACTCAGCCTCCACGGCCGCGCCCAGGCGGACTTCCTGCGCTTCATCAACGAACGCCTCGCGCCGACCGCGCAGGTCATCTACACAACCCACTCTCCCTTTATGGTCGAAACGGCTCGTCTCGACCGTGTGCGGATCGTTGAGGACCGCGGAGTCGAGTTCGGCTCCCTCGTCACCGACGAGGTCCTTGGCGTCACCGATGACTCCCTCTTTCCGCTGCAGGCCGCCCTCGGCTACGACATCGCCCAGAACCTCTTTGTCGGCCCCGACAACCTCCTGGTCGAAGGCACCAGCGACTTCACCTACCTCACCCTCATCAGCGACCTGTTGAAAGACGCCGACCGAACCCATCTCGACGAGCGCTGGCGCATCCTGCCTGCTGGCGGCGCCACGAACATCCCCGCCTTCGTCGCCCTCATCGGCAAGAACCTCGACGCAACCGTCCTCATCGATGGCAGCCCCGCAGGCGTCACTAAGATCAAGAACCTCACGGGCAAGGGCCTGCTGGCTCCCGCGCGACTCCTGATCGTCGACACCTACAGCGGCATCGGGGAGAGCGACATCGAGGATCTGTTTGCCCCGGAGGACTACCTCAGGCTCTACAACGCCGCCTTCGGAAGCACCCTCCAGGTCAGCGACCTCAACGGAAGCGATCGGATCATCGCCCGCATCGCCCGGGCCACCAGGACCCAGTTCAAGGAGCACGGCCGCCCCTCGGACGCCCTCCTCCGGAACCGGGACACCCTTCTGCCGGAACTCTCCGAGATCACCTTGAGCCGCTTCGAGCAGCTCTTCACCGACATCAACAGCACCCTCCGCTGAGCCCACGAGGGGCGGGCCACCGGTTGCTGCCCCGCCCCTCGTGCCCTCGCCTATGCTGCCCAGTCGAGTCCGAGGGCGGCCAGTACCTGGAGTTTGTGGGCGGTGAGTTTGGCGCGCCTGGTCTTGCTGTTGGACAGGAATACTCCGAGCTTGACCTCCGTCCCGTCCGGCAACGCCTCTACGTGAGCCCTGGGGACCTTCACAGAGCCCTCGCGGGCCTTGTACTGCGCCAAGGCCGCAACACCCCGCTCGAAGGCGCTAACGGGTGCCGTGAACGGCTTCGCGGGCGCCGCCGGCTCCGGAACGTGGGGGACGACGCCGACGGCCTCCAGGCGTTCACGCTGTCCGTCCGATAGCGCCGCCCAGACTTCGGGCTTGCGCTGCTTGGCCAGCCACTTCCCGATGTCCATCCCGTGCACGGTGACGCCCGGCTCGACGTACGCCAGGATCGTCTCCTCAGCGAGCATCTCCCGGACCACGGCGTAGTGCCGTTGCCAGGCGGCTGGCCATGGTGGGTTCCAGTCCGCGTCGATCTCCCGCAGCGCGGCCTCCCACTCCGGCCTGTCGGCGAGCGCTCCGGGGCGGCGCAGGTTGGACAGCCACTGCCCCACCGGCTTGTCCAGCGCCGATGCGGTGCGGGGCGCGCAGAGTGTCCAGTGCTCCTCGTAGTACGCGCGGGCCGCCGCCAGGTTCTCCTGGAAGCGTTCGTCGGCCGGAGACCAGACCATGCCCAGTTTCTCGAGCCGCTGGGCGCGCTGGCCGGTCATCTGCCCCGCCCCGTATGCCCGTCGCTGTTCCGCGACCCACTGCCCAAGGGGGTAGGCGCCCTCTTTGTGTCCGTACGGAACCCTGGCGTGAAGCTCACGGTCGGTGAACTTTTTGAGGGACGCCCAGCCGCGCGCCCAGTCCTGCTTCTCCGTGTCGATCACGTTGAAGGACACCCAGTCAGCGACCATCACGGGGTCACGCGGAGCGGCAAAACGGAGCAGCAGACGGGATTCGTCCTCGCCTTCCTCGGGCGGTGGACCGATGTACTCGGACGGCTGCGCGACGTCCTTCTGCGGCTCCTGTGGAATGGCCAGCAACTCGATTGCTTCTTCATCGTGAGCGCGCAGGCCTTCCAGTACCTTCACCAAAGGCCGGTACGACCCGGAGGTGAACATGTCTTCCGGCTTTTCTCCGGGCTGGAGGAACACCGGCACGATCAGAGAGGCGACTTTGCCTTGTCCGGGCTTTTGCCGCAGGGCCCGGCCGATGGCTTGGACGATGTCGTGCGGAGCGCCCTTGGGGTCCAGGAGGGCGACGCTGTCCACGGCGCGGATGTCGACGCCCTCGCCCAGGACACGACAGTTCGACAGGACGGCCCGCAGCGCGGTGGACCCGAAGCCGCCCAGGACTCCCCGCCGGCGCTCGGGGACGTGCTCGCCGCACAGCCAGTCCGCCCAGACCTCCGACGGGTACGCCTCCGGCTGATCCACGTGCAACCGCTTAGCCACCCGCTCAAGGCCCTCCGCGTAAGCCTGCGCCTCTATGGTCCGGTGGTGGAAGGTGATGCACGTCTGGAGGTTGTGCTGCGCCATCGTGTGAAGCAACGCCGCCTGCAGCGCCCCGAGCCGCTGCCCGCGGACCTCCTCGGTGTGCCGCTCCTCACCCATCAGCCGCTCGGGCGTGACGACCGGGTCCTGAAGCTCCAGAACGATGATCTGATACCGCGCAAGCAGGCCGCGCGACACGGCCGACGCCAGGCTGAGCTTGTAGAGGACCGGCCCGAAGACCTTCTCGTCGTCCATGGAGGCCGCCATCTCACGCGGCAGCGGGTCACGTACCCCTTCGGCGACCTCGCGGTTCAGGCGCTCCTCCCAGATCCGCGGCGTCGCCGTCAGGTACAGCCGGCGGTGCGCCGGGATCTTCGTCTGATCATGAATATCCGCCCACGCCTTACCCATCGAGCCCGACGTCCGGTGCGCCTCATCGACCACCGCGAGGTCCATCGGGGCCAACTGCTGCCCGTAGACGCCCTCGAACGCCTCCGTGAGCACCCCCAGCGACGCGTAGGTGGCATAGATGGTCACAGGCCCGGCGCCGTGCCACAGCGCCAACTGAACGGGGTTCGTGGTGGAGCGCACCTTCATGCTCCACAGCTCCGGGTCGTCCTGGAGCGAACACACGGCAACCGCCGGCCCCTTGTGCCCGGCGTCGTGCCACGCCTTCACCGTCTGCGCCAGCAGATCCAGCGTCGGCACCAGCACGAGAATGCGCCCCTTGGGGACGATCCGCTTTGCCGACGCTGCGGCAATAATCGTCTTTCCCGTGCCACACGCGGCGTGCACCTGCCCGCGAAGACCGGTCCAGGGAACACCGCCCGGCGGGATATCGAAGCCGCGCACAATGGCGGCAACGGCTTCGATCTGGTGGTCACGTAGTTTTACGGCCATGCCCCGACTTCTCCTTTTAGCGGAATGTGGCGCGCAATCAGGAAGGGAATCCCGGTGCGAAGTGAGCGGTGCTGGAGGTGAGGTGCCTGGTCCCCAAACTCTACACAGCGACACCTCGTGATGCATCGCTTGCTTGCCAACTTCGCTCCCCAAGGTGAATGCATGTCTCAATCTCGCCCATCAAC
The sequence above is a segment of the Streptomyces longhuiensis genome. Coding sequences within it:
- a CDS encoding helicase HerA domain-containing protein, which gives rise to MTQTKFDKQVEETAESLAFGIGRVLGGRDLDGVKRTDATFWRPGTRVLPKVEGRVPRRSYKAGWRRLSFRVALGAGVAESGYLATRDLDVTVQTAQDLWENRDQVLATLEPGGIGTASVLTVGSVAYMVLTRERRELMREWVVPLHEAIVGPLGYAEQTDPRRYLHIPKNFSDDDAEIRVDLPRTLKFSRDQIADLITQKLALEGVTFSWNVAGRDTHLLMKKTRKPPAKALFKELKMREMVAKAPESAPVIGIGSAGRVVSVDLDAESPHILVNASTGGGKSVTLRCIACQMLHHGSRVFVLDTKRISHPWANGLPGVTYCRDTADIHDALVELGMEGRRRVHVADELGIDTDPNAIGPRLLILLEEVNATMKQLARYWEKTRESGDPKVSPAVDALNEILYMGRQVRMHVLLVAQSATARALGGPEIREQFATRIMARYSMNAWRMLAPEIQPAPKSTKHPGRAQVVMGGTARETQVLFFTDAEAREWASPGAAVTSPKRAAVPAQPGPVQVQKLPTDFLTGAHRITPPAADPAGDGAVSATTATSPANPAPADDDQAVGLREAHEHHLPDVTLAALRYARANDPAFPGSVDKRGAELLYRVGDLKQWARNRPRAAAGTTDH
- a CDS encoding AAA family ATPase; protein product: MLLTQVRSRLFRNIVDSGDVAIAPDVTALVGKNESGKTSLLSSIYRFNPVYGESFNINRDYPRWRKVPDTRSGAIADAQPITCTFKLDDSDLEAVAAELGPGVLTATAYTRSVLYNGTDEVDLVVDEAAALENLYEDEETPEALRSALGAKSLAEALEAAIGPEYAADLELAADTGYTRDDINLFVQAARQRLGDVDSAWQRAARIVRAREPKFFYFSSYETLPGRIALSDLGGQEEEPGASEIQTAKALLALAGTTATALSAEDFEDRKAELEAVSNDLTRQVFTYWNQNPDLSVVIDLDKTTVQAPNGQQAVASHLDIRVRDTRHEFTNNFSARSSGFQWFFSFLAAFSAFEDYSHGVVVLLDEPGLSLHGRAQADFLRFINERLAPTAQVIYTTHSPFMVETARLDRVRIVEDRGVEFGSLVTDEVLGVTDDSLFPLQAALGYDIAQNLFVGPDNLLVEGTSDFTYLTLISDLLKDADRTHLDERWRILPAGGATNIPAFVALIGKNLDATVLIDGSPAGVTKIKNLTGKGLLAPARLLIVDTYSGIGESDIEDLFAPEDYLRLYNAAFGSTLQVSDLNGSDRIIARIARATRTQFKEHGRPSDALLRNRDTLLPELSEITLSRFEQLFTDINSTLR
- a CDS encoding DEAD/DEAH box helicase, with protein sequence MAVKLRDHQIEAVAAIVRGFDIPPGGVPWTGLRGQVHAACGTGKTIIAAASAKRIVPKGRILVLVPTLDLLAQTVKAWHDAGHKGPAVAVCSLQDDPELWSMKVRSTTNPVQLALWHGAGPVTIYATYASLGVLTEAFEGVYGQQLAPMDLAVVDEAHRTSGSMGKAWADIHDQTKIPAHRRLYLTATPRIWEERLNREVAEGVRDPLPREMAASMDDEKVFGPVLYKLSLASAVSRGLLARYQIIVLELQDPVVTPERLMGEERHTEEVRGQRLGALQAALLHTMAQHNLQTCITFHHRTIEAQAYAEGLERVAKRLHVDQPEAYPSEVWADWLCGEHVPERRRGVLGGFGSTALRAVLSNCRVLGEGVDIRAVDSVALLDPKGAPHDIVQAIGRALRQKPGQGKVASLIVPVFLQPGEKPEDMFTSGSYRPLVKVLEGLRAHDEEAIELLAIPQEPQKDVAQPSEYIGPPPEEGEDESRLLLRFAAPRDPVMVADWVSFNVIDTEKQDWARGWASLKKFTDRELHARVPYGHKEGAYPLGQWVAEQRRAYGAGQMTGQRAQRLEKLGMVWSPADERFQENLAAARAYYEEHWTLCAPRTASALDKPVGQWLSNLRRPGALADRPEWEAALREIDADWNPPWPAAWQRHYAVVREMLAEETILAYVEPGVTVHGMDIGKWLAKQRKPEVWAALSDGQRERLEAVGVVPHVPEPAAPAKPFTAPVSAFERGVAALAQYKAREGSVKVPRAHVEALPDGTEVKLGVFLSNSKTRRAKLTAHKLQVLAALGLDWAA